A genome region from Chiroxiphia lanceolata isolate bChiLan1 chromosome 5, bChiLan1.pri, whole genome shotgun sequence includes the following:
- the TCF20 gene encoding transcription factor 20 isoform X3, with protein sequence MQSFREQSSYHGNQQSYPQEVHGSSRLEEFSPRQQAQMFQSFGGGAGSGRRGATGSSTAMPGESSGHQSYQGFRKEAGEFYYMAANKDPVVSGGQQPPQRRPSGPVQSYGPPQGSSFGSQYGNEGHVGQFQTQHSTLGGVSHYQQDYTGPFSPGSAQYQQQASSQQQQVQQLRQQIYQSHQPLPQASSQSASSTSHLQPMQRPSTLPSSASGYQLRVGQFSQHYQPPSSSSSSSFPSPQRFGQSGQNYDGSYNVNSGSQYEGHAVGSNAQGYGTQSNYSFQTQPMKSFEQSKLPQSGQQGQQQQHPPQHVMQYSNAATKLSLQSQVGQYSQTEVPVRSPMQFHQNFSPISNPSPAASVVQSPSCSSTPSPLMPGGENLQCGQGNMSMGSRNRILQMMPQLSPTPSMMPSPNAHAGGFKGFGLEGLQEKRLTDPGLSSLSALSSQVANLPNTVQHMLLSDALAPQKKSSKRSSSSKKADSCTNSEGSSQAEEQLKSPMAESLDGGCSSSSEDQGERVRQLSGQSTSSDTTYKGGNLERPNSSPAQGSQNEPSKLSSSPAAREDVASPDGKEAVVAVENAPKVNEKAVGVIVSREAMTGRVEKSSGQDKPPQDDASTATQAPASASGTKEAGHAGTQPETQVGSKGSKSGDNTNHNGEGNSQPGHAVVGPNFPARTESSKSPGSLRYSYKDNIAAGIQRNIGGFPQYPSGQEKGDFPGHSERKGRNEKFPSLLQEVLQGYHHHPDRRYSRNTQEHSGMAGSLEGAMRPNVLISQTNELTNRGLLNKSMGSLLEGPHWGPWDRKSGSAAPDMKQINLADYPIARKFDVESQSSAHEGGALSERRSVICDISPLRQLVRDPGPHPMGHMGPEARSGRSERLAPGLSQSVILPGGLVSMETKMKAHSGQIKEEDFEQSKSSASLNNKKTGDHCHPAGIKHESFRGNASPGAAVSDAAPDYIPQQDSRSTHMRRAPGRTGRGKSPSQYQDLADKLKMSPGRSRGPGTDLHHMNPHMTLSERVSRGSLHSVYPQNSEGPSLASAYHTNARPHAFGDPNQSLNSQYHYKRQIYQQQQEEYKDWASSTAQGVIAAAQHRQEGARKSPRQQQFLERVRSPLKNDKDGMMYLQGSSYHDTGSQEAGRCVMGSDGTQSKCTELKHGNQKLQHHESGWDLSRQTSPAKSSGPLGAANQKRFCPQESDGHRREESADLPKPSNAMLRLPGQEDQSPQNPLIMRRRVRSFISPIPTKRQPHDMKNSGSEDKGRLIPSAKEGADKTYNSYAHSSQNQDTGKSVAKGDSFKDLPSPDNRNCPAVSLTSPAKTKILPPRKGRGLKLEAIVQKITSPNIRRSVSTNSAETGPDTVTLDDILSLKSGPEGGNAAGHGPEAEKRKGEMSDQVGPASQDTAGEKTLPRSSEEWQSSEDDKNKKEVPEAASVGKEGAGSSAAPPPSQKSGGQGRSDGSVSGAGTLTFSDPKAISPSSAFISEPNPKSEEKDGDVTNISPKPDGFPPKGYFPSGKKKGRPIGSVNKQKKQQQQQQQLPLPPPPPPVPAQSAEGVSAGEPKPKRQRRERRKPAAQPRKRKPRRAAPIVEPQEPEIKLKYATQSVDKTDSKNKSFFPYIHVVNKCELGAVCTIINAEEEEQNKLVRGRKGQRSSTPPPSNAESKVLPTSTFMLQGPVVTESSVLGHLVCCLCGKWASYRNMGDLFGPFYPQDYAATLPKNPPPKRATEMQSKVKVRHKSASNGSKTDTEEEEEQQQQKEQRSLAAHPRFKRRHRSEDCSGASRSLSRGASCKKATTDSGSGGEKTPLDSKPSMPTSEGGTELELQIPELPLDSNEFWVHEGCILWANGIYLVCGRLYGLQEAVEIAREMKCSHCQEPGATLGCYNKGCSFRYHYPCAIDADCLLNEENFSVRCPKHKVRLLR encoded by the exons ATGCAGTCCTTTCGGGAGCAAAGTAGTTATCACGGAAACCAGCAGAGCTACCCACAGGAAGTGCACGGTTCATCCCGACTGGAAGAGTTCAGCCCTCGCCAGCAGGCCCAGATGTTCCAGAGCTTTGGAGGAGGTGCTGGTAGTGGACGTCGTGGAGCAACAGGATCCTCTACAGCGATGCCTGGTGAGAGCTCTGGCCATCAGAGCTACCAAGGTTTCAGAAAAGAAGCAGGAGAGTTTTACTATATGGCTGCCAACAAAGATCCAGTGGTGTCAGGAGGGCAGCAGCCACCTCAGCGCAGGCCTTCTGGACCAGTACAGAGCTATGGGCCCCCTCAAGGGAGTAGCTTTGGGAGTCAGTATGGGAATGAGGGACATGTGGGCCAGTTTCAAACACAGCATTCAACCCTTGGGGGTGTATCCCACTACCAACAAGATTATACTGGTCCTTTTTCTCCGGGGAGTGCCCAGTATCAGCAGCAGGCTTCtagccagcagcagcaggtgcagcAGCTGAGACAGCAGATCTATCAGTCTCACCAGCCTTTACCCCAGGCTTCCAGCCAGTCTGCTTCTAGCACCTCACACTTGCAGCCAATGCAGCGTCCATCCACCTtgccttcctctgcttctggcTACCAGTTACGAGTGGGTCAGTTCAGCCAACACTATCAACCACCTTcgtcatcctcctcctcctctttcccctccccacagcgTTTTGGCCAGTCAGGACAGAATTACGACGGAAGCTACAACGTGAATTCTGGGTCGCAGTATGAAGGCCATGCTGTGGGTTCCAATGCACAGGGCTATGGGACCCAGTCAAACTACAGCTTTCAGACTCAACCGATGAAAAGTTTTGAGCAGTCTAAGCTGCCCCAAagtgggcagcaggggcagcagcaacagcaccCACCTCAGCACGTAATGCAGTATTCAAACGCTGCCACCAAGCTCTCTCTTCAAAGCCAAGTAGGACAGTACAGCCAGACTGAAGTTCCTGTAAGGTCACCAATGCAGTTCCACCAAAACTTCAGTCCAATCTCTAATCCATCTCCTGCTGCATCTGTGGTTCAGTCTCCAAGCTGCAGCTCTACCCCTTCTCCACTCATGCCAGGTGGAGAAAATCTCCAGTGTGGGCAAGGCAACATGTCCATGGGTTCTAGAAACCGAATCCTGCAGATGATGCCTCAGCTTAGTCCTACACCATCTATGATGCCAAGCCCCAATGCTCATGCAGGTGGATTCAAggggtttgggctggaaggactGCAGGAAAAAAGGCTCACAGATCCAGGGCTGAGCAGCCTGAGTGCTCTGAGTTCTCAAGTGGCCAATCTGCCCAACACAGTCCAGCACATGTTGCTCTCAGATGCCTTGGcacctcagaaaaaaagttcCAAAAGATCATCCTCTTCAAAGAAGGCCGACAGCTGCACCAACTCAGAAGGCTCCTCCCAGGCAGAGGAGCAACTCAAGTCTCCCATGGCAGAGTCCCTTGACGGTGGCTGTTCTAGTAGTTCAGAGGATCAGGGGGAAAGGGTGAGACAGCTGAGTGGCCAGAGCACCAGCTCAGACACCACTTACAAAGGGGGTAATTTAGAGAGACCCAACTCCTCACCAGCACAAGGCTCTCAGAATGAACCATCAAAactcagcagcagccctgcagctaGGGAAGATGTGGCCTCCCCTGATGGGAAGGAAGCTGTAGTGGCTGTGGAAAATGCCCCAAAAGTGAATGAAAAGGCAGTTGGGGTGATTGTCTCCCGGGAAGCCATGACAGGAAGAGTAGAAAAGTCAAGTGGACAAGATAAACCTCCACAAGATGATGCTTCCACAGCCACTCAGGCACCAGCTAGTGCTAGTGGAACAAAAGAAGCCGGGCatgcagggacacagccagaaACTCAAGTAGGAAGTAAAGGGAGCAAAAGTGGAGATAACACTAACCATAATGGGGAGGGGAACAGCCAGCCTGGTCATGCAGTTGTTGGGCCAAATTTTCCTGCAAGAACAGAATCTTCCAAGTCTCCTGGCAGTTTAAGATACAGCTACAAGGATAATATAGCAGCTGGTATACAGAGAAATATCGGTGGCTTTCCACAGTATCCTTCTGGTCAGGAAAAGGGGGATTTTCCAGGGCACAGTGAGCGCAAAGGCCGGAATGAGAAGTTTCCTAGCCTCCTACAGGAGGTTTTACAGGGGTACCACCATCATCCAGACAGAAGGTATTCTAGGAACACACAGGAGCATTCTGGGATGGCTGGGAGTTTGGAGGGAGCCATGAGGCCCAATGTTTTAATTAGTCAAACCAATGAATTGACCAATAGAGGCCTCTTAAACAAAAGCATGGGGTCTCTCCTGGAGGGCCCTCACTGGGGTCCCTGGGACAGGAAGTCTGGCAGTGCAGCTCCAGACATGAAGCAGATAAATTTAGCTGATTACCCTATTGCTAGAAAGTTTGATGTGGAGTCTCAGTCTTCTGCCCATGAAGGGGGGGCACTCTCAGAGAGGAGATCAGTGATCTGTGACATATCTCCATTAAGGCAACTTGTAAGAGATCCTGGCCCTCACCCCATGGGGCACATGGGTCCTGAGGCCAGGAGCGGAAGGAGTGAACGTCTTGCCCCTGGCTTGAGCCAGTCAGTAATACTCCCTGGTGGTTTAGTATCCATGGAAACAAAGATGAAAGCTCACAGTGGGCAAATAAAGGAAGAAGATTTTGAACAGTCAAAGAGCTCTGCTAGTctcaacaataaaaaaacagGAGACCACTGTCATCCTGCTGGCATCAAGCACGAATCTTTCCGAGGCAAtgccagccctggagctgcagtcTCCGATGCTGCTCCAGATTACATTCCCCAGCAGGACAGCAGATCGACACACATGAGACGAGCACCTGGCAGAACTGGAAGGGGTAAATCACCCTCTCAATATCAGGATCTTGCTGATAAGCTGAAAATGTCACCAGGCAGAAGCAGAGGCCCAGGGACAGATCTACATCACATGAACCCACACATGACACTGTCTGAAAGAGTTAGCAGGGGTTCCTTACATTCTGTTTACCCTCAGAATTCAGAAGGCCCTTCTCTGGCTTCAGCATATCACACAAATGCCAGGCCTCATGCTTTTGGTGACCCCAACCAGAGTTTGAATTCCCAGTATCATTACAAGAGACAGATATACCAGCAACAGCAAGAAGAATACAAAGATTGGGCAAGCAGCACTGCTCAGGGTGTGattgctgcagctcagcacaggcaggaagGGGCAAGGAAGAGCCCAAGACAACAGCAGTTTCTGGAAAGAGTAAGGAGTCCTTTAAAAAATGACAAGGATGGAATGATGTACCTTCAAGGTAGCTCCTACCATGACACGGGAAGCCAGGAAGCTGGGCGCTGTGTTATGGGGAGCGATGGTACTCAGAGCAAATGCACCGAACTGAAACACGGCAACCAGAAGTTGCAGCATCACGAATCTGGTTGGGACCTCTCTCGGCAAACTTCTCCTGCCAAAAGCAGCGGCCCTCTTGGAGCAGCCAACCAAAAAAGATTTTGCCCTCAAGAAAGCGATGGGCATCGACGAGAGGAATCTGCAGATTTGCCCAAGCCTAGCAATGCTATGCTCAGGCTCCCTGGCCAGGAAGACCAGTCTCCTCAAAATCCATTAATTATGAGGAGGAGAGTCCGTTCTTTCATCTCACCTATCCCTACCAAAAGACAACCACATGATATGAAGAACAGTGGCAGTGAAGATAAAGGGCGACTGATACCTTCAGCAAAAGAAGGAGCTGATAAAACATACAACTCCTATGCCCATTCATCTCAAAACCAAGATACTGGCAAGTCAGTTGCAAAGGGAGATTCCTTCAAGGACCTGCCAAGTCCTGATAATAGGAATTGTCCTGCTGTTTCCCTCACAAGCCCAGCTAAGACCAAAATACTGCCCCCAAGAAAGGGGCGAGGATTAAAACTGGAAGCTATTGTTCAAAAAATTACATCTCCCAATATTAGGAGAAGTGTTTCTACCAACAGTGCTGAAACTGGTCCAGATACTGTCACTCTTGATGACATCCTGTCTCTTAAGAGTGGACCTGAAGGAGGAAATGCGGCTGGACATGGACCAGAGGctgagaagagaaaaggagagatgTCAGATCAAGTGGGGCCAGCAAGCCAGGATACAGCCGGTGAAAAAACTCTTCCAAGATCTTCAGAAGAGTGGCAAAGCAGTGAGgatgataaaaacaaaaaagaggtCCCTGAAGCTGCGAGTGTTGGTAAAGAAGGAGCAGGATCCAGTGCAGCACCACCACCTTCTCAGAAGTCAGGTGGTCAAGGAAGGTCTGATGGATCTGTAAGTGGAGCTGGAACTCTGACCTTTTCTGACCCAAAAGCAATTTCCCCTTCCAGTGCGTTTATTTCTGAACCAAATCCAAAGTCTGAGGAAAAAGACGGAGATGTGACAAACATTTCACCCAAGCCAGATGGTTTCCCTCCAAAGGGATATTTCccctctggaaagaaaaaggggaggcCAATTGGGAGCGTGAACAAGCAgaagaagcagcaacagcagcagcagcagctgcccctgcccccaccacccccaccaGTACCGGCACAGTCTGCAGAGGGGGTGAGTGCTGGTGAGCCAAAGCCCAAGAGGCAAAGGAGGGAGAGGCGAaaacctgcagcacagccacggAAGCGGAAGCCTAGACGAGCTGCTCCCATTGTGGAGCCTCAGGAACCAGAGATCAAGCTTAAATACGCTACCCAGTCTGTAGATAAAACTGACTCCAAGAATAAGTCCTTTTTCCCTTATATTCATGTGGTAAACAAGTGTGAATTAGGCGCTGTGTGCACAATCATaaatgcagaggaagaggagcagaacaAATTGGTGAGGGGTCGGAAAGGACAGAGGTCTTCAACACCCCCTCCTAGCAATGCGGAGAGCAAAGTGCTGCCCACCTCAACTTTCATGCTGCAAGGCCCTGTAGTAACAGAGTCTTCTGTCTTAGGGCATCTGGTTTGCTGCCTGTGTGGCAAATGGGCCAGCTATCGTAACATGGGTGACCTCTTTGGTCCTTTCTACCCCCAGGATTACGCAGCTACCTTGCCCAAGAACCCACCTCCAAAGAGGgccacagaaatgcagagcaagGTCAAGGTACGGCACAAAAGTGCTTCTAATGGTTCCAAGACAGATAcggaagaggaggaggaacagcaaCAACAGAAGGAACAAAGAAGCCTCGCTGCTCATCCCCGCTTTAAGAGGCGGCACCGCTCTGAGGACTGTAGCGGAGCCTCTCGGTCACTTTCAAGGGGAGCTTCTTGTAAAAAAGCAACCACTGACAGTGGCAGTGGCGGTGAAAAGACTCCTTTGGACTCAAAACCCTCTATGCCCACTTCAGAAGGTGGCACTGAGCTGGAGTTACAAATTCCTGAACTACCTCTTGACAGCAATGAATTTTGGGTCCACGAGGGTTGTATTCTCTGGGCCAATGGGATCTACCTGGTCTGTGGCAGGCTCTATGGGCTGCAGGAAGCTGTGGAGATTGCAAGAGAGATG AAATGTTCCCATTGCCAGGAACCAGGAGCCACCTTAGGCTGCTACAACAAAGGCTGCTCCTTCCGATACCATTACCCTTGTGCCATCGATGCAG ATTGTTTACTAAACGAAGAGAATTTCTCAGTGAGGTGCCCCAAGCACAAG